The following coding sequences are from one Sesamum indicum cultivar Zhongzhi No. 13 linkage group LG11, S_indicum_v1.0, whole genome shotgun sequence window:
- the LOC105173648 gene encoding pollen-specific leucine-rich repeat extensin-like protein 1 yields the protein MSCRALLKASILSQKHHHQMEADGDSPPFWAQPPTTLLLPPRRRPQPSPLFNPVALILAIPILTLLVLFFLVPPFLSHTNQILRPNSVRKSWDSLNIVLVLFAILCGVFARRNDEAPASGDDDAADQGRLESVSNVSSFVTNPRQSVPSWMDFPDRKEYNRISGGGRLRRSSSSYPDLIRQESLWESGGGNRSRFLDDFEVNFYRSPPPGNLERRPRRSHEAERGEQETLVREIPVDKFEVSSSAPTPPKSPAPPPPPPPPPSAATLKPRRSLHSVPRTAEVERHGDEAEIRENRRSVPPPAPPPPPPPSKPPPPPSAPVPAPEFQFPVEIREMIHRKKSGTTKEIATAIASLYKGQRKRKKRAKSRDIYNSATQNSSPPSILEPQSTPPPPPPPPPPPPPPSNVLQNLFKKSTKSKRVHSVPTTIPPPPPPPPPPNSIFNNLFKTGSKSKRFQQSSTAPPPPPPPPPPSSILNSLFKNGSKSRRFKNVTTTPPPAPPPPPATPPRRRHLNTGKPPKPTKPSPQYHENVIIAPPSPLIPLPPPPPPPPFRMAELKFVAQGDFVSIHSAHSSRCSSPELEDIDFMSVKFDVGDSAGPSISCPSPDVNVKADTFIARLRDEWRLEKMNSIREKRQLG from the coding sequence ATGTCCTGTCGTGCATTGTTAAAAGCTTCAATCCTCTCTCAAAAGCACCACCACCAAATGGAAGCCGACGGCGACTCTCCACCGTTCTGGGCTCAGCCCCCCACCACTCTCCTCCTTCCCCCCCGCCGCCGTCCTCAGCCGTCTCCGCTCTTCAACCCGGTGGCTCTTATCTTGGCTATCCCGATACTCACCTTGCTCGTTTTATTTTTCCTAGTCCCGCCGTTTCTGTCCCACACTAATCAAATTCTCAGGCCTAATTCGGTTAGGAAGAGCTGGGATTCTCTCAACATCGTGTTGGTCTTGTTTGCTATTCTTTGCGGAGTTTTCGCTCGCCGGAACGATGAAGCTCCGGCCTCCGGGGATGATGATGCTGCCGATCAGGGGAGGTTGGAGAGTGTTTCGAATGTATCCAGTTTTGTTACCAATCCCAGGCAATCTGTTCCGTCGTGGATGGATTTTCCGGATCGGAAGGAGTATAATAGGATCAGTGGTGGCGGTAGGCTGAGGAGGAGCAGCAGCTCTTATCCTGATCTGATAAGGCAGGAATCGTTGTGGGAAAGTGGTGGTGGAAACAGGTCCAGATTTCTTGATGATTTTGAGGTGAATTTTTACCGGTCCCCGCCGCCGGGAAATCTTGAACGCCGTCCGAGGCGGAGCCATGAGGCGGAGAGGGGAGAACAGGAGACGCTTGTTAGGGAAATTCCGGTGGATAAATTTGAAGTCAGTTCATCAGCCCCGACGCCGCCGAAGTCGCCGGCTCCTCCTCCACCCCCTCCGCCTCCACCCTCTGCGGCCACTTTGAAGCCGAGACGGTCTCTCCATAGTGTTCCACGTACGGCAGAAGTTGAGAGGCACGGAGATGAAGCTGAAATTAGAGAAAACCGACGGTCAGTGCCTCCTCCGGCACCACCTCCTCCACCCCCGCCGTCGAAGCCACCGCCACCGCCTTCAGCGCCGGTACCAGCACCAGAGTTTCAGTTTCCTGTGGAAATACGTGAAATGATTCACCGGAAGAAGAGTGGTACGACAAAAGAAATCGCGACAGCGATAGCTTCGTTGTACAAAGGTCaaaggaagagaaagaagagagcGAAAAGTAGAGATATTTACAACAGTGCCACTCAAAACTCTTCTCCACCTTCAATCCTAGAGCCACAATCGACTCCTCCgcctccacctccacctccaccgcCTCCTCCTCCGCCTTCTAATGTGTTGCAAAACCTGTTCAAAAAGAGCACCAAAAGCAAACGTGTACATTCTGTTCCCACCACCATACCgccacctcctcctccaccgccGCCTCCGAACTCCATTTTCAATAATCTATTCAAAACAGGCAGCAAAAGCAAGCGATTCCAACAGTCCTCCACAGCTCCGCCGCCCCCGCCACCTCCACCGCCGCCTTCATCAATACTCAATTCTTTATTCAAAAACGGAAGCAAAAGCCGGCGCTTCAAAAACGTTACCACCACCCCACCCCCTGCACCACCTCCTCCCCCAGCAACTCCTCCCCGGCGCCGCCATCTCAACACCGGCAAGCCACCAAAACCCACAAAACCGAGCCCACAGTACCACGAGAACGTGATCATTGCCCCACCGTCGCCGCTGATCCCACTGCCCCCACCTCCCCCTCCGCCCCCATTCAGAATGGCGGAACTCAAATTCGTCGCCCAAGGAGATTTCGTGAGTATCCACAGCGCACATAGCTCCCGGTGCAGCTCGCCTGAGCTGGAAGACATAGACTTCATGTCAGTGAAATTCGACGTCGGAGACTCAGCCGGGCCCTCGATTTCTTGCCCCAGCCCAGATGTAAATGTGAAAGCCGACACTTTCATAGCCAGGCTCCGAGACGAGTGGAGATTGGAGAAGATGAATTCAATAAGAGAGAAACGGCAGCTAGGCTGA
- the LOC105173649 gene encoding protein PLASTID MOVEMENT IMPAIRED 1-RELATED 1, giving the protein MLSRADSRKKAGGVSGNGKFLSDLETISKAFYVDNTVARLASSTASSRSKSVVKSHLPEPKVKPKDQKNNTKDSFDKDKKSSIWSWKGLKSLTHIRNRRFNCCFSLLVQSIEGLPAFFDDVCLVVHWKRRDGEQMTRPIRVSQGVAEFEEQLTHSCSVYGSRSGPHHSVKYEAKHFLLFVSVYDAPELDLGKHRIDLTRLLPLTLEELEEQKSSGKWTTSFKLSGKARGATMNVSFGYEVVTENSSTELSRNRTVPEILSSLQNSARTAKIMGPSDQIDELSIHRAASLPARSSAPNQSAGDIKDLHEVLPISRSELRDSVNILYQKLDEQASSSSVKNKLEADALSSPTNPHNKLENDALSSATDPPKADLFTLPDADEKICGPECEMTEFSDPHKADLFTLPDADEQICGPECEVTEFSVVDEGIEELTKEHLETEDESSKIAQGSGIAIEVALDEEAPAHTSAGEGVPQNDEQSPSNGKEKENDMFSKESLMKELEVALSCTSDLVNEGLDSQEDGTDALDLENYLEVDSGHRDSRKGKLLSLDDVADSVANDFLEMLGIEHSPFGLSSESEPESPRERLLRQFEKDVLSNGGLLNFDIYNDPVELASDSPIGSVWEPISEEFHHSSMFEGVGERSKIETDAFRTKTRASRMEDLETEALMHEWGLNEKAFLNSPPSSSGGFGSPIDLPPEDPQQLPPIAEGLGPFVQTKDGGFLRSMNPALFKNAKSGGSLIMQVSNPVVVPAEMGSSVMDILQGLASVGIEKLSMQANRLMPLEDVTGKTVQQIAWEGAQSLEGPERQDPLHQESEIRQNFPSEQKSVKDIRTAPRSNKFDSSSLSSDTEYVSLEDLAPLAMDKIEALSIEGLRIQSGMSDEDAPSNISTQSIGEFSALKGKTADVVGPIGLDGTCGLQLMDIKDNGEEVDGLMGLSLTLDEWMKLDSGEIADDDLVSERTSRILAAHHATSLDQFRGRSKGEKRRSRSRKYGLLGNNFTVALMVQLRDPLRNYEPVGAPMLALIQVERVFIPPKPKIYGTVSLLRNSNEDEVVPKCSKKENIIEKSKEDEIHEEELIPQYKITEVRVAGPKTEPEPGKKKLWGSTNQQQSGSRWLLANGMGKKNKHPLMKSKAVAKTSDHSAAPMTTTVQPRNTLWSISNRGKNRG; this is encoded by the exons ATGTTGTCAAGAGCAGATAGCAGAAAGAAGGCTGGTGGGGTTTCAGGAAATGGGAAGTTTTTAAGCGACCTTGAAACCATAAGTAAAGCCTTTTATGTGGACAATACAGTGGCTAGGCTTGCTAGTTCTACGGCTAGTAGTCGATCAAAGTCTGTTGTAAAGTCCCATTTGCCCGAGCCCAAGGTGAAGCCAAAGGATCAGAAGAACAATACTAAAGACTCATTTGACAAAGATAAGAAGTCATCCATTTGGAGCTGGAAGGGTCTGAAGTCCTTGACCCATATCCGAAACCGTAGATTCAATTGTTGCTTCTCACTCCTGGTGCAGTCTATTGAGGGTTTACCAGCTTTCTTTGATGATGTTTGTCTTGTTGTGCACTGGAAAAGGCGGGATGGTGAGCAGATGACACGTCCAATTAGGGTTTCTCAAGGAGTTGCTGAGTTTGAGGAACAGTTGACTCATTCTTGTTCTGTATATGGTAGTAGGAGCGGTCCCCACCATTCGGTGAAGTATGAGGCCAAGCATTTCTTGTTGTTTGTTTCTGTTTATGATGCCCCTGAGCTCGACTTGGGGAAGCATCGGATAGATTTGACTAGATTGCTTCCTCTGACATTGGAGGAACTAGAGGAGCAGAAGAGCTCTGGTAAGTGGACGACTAGTTTCAAGTTGTCTGGCAAAGCAAGAGGTGCAACAATGAATGTCAGTTTTGGATATGAGGTTGTCACTGAGAATAGTAGCACTGAGCTCTCTCGCAACAGAACTGTTCCTGAGATCCTAAGCTCTCTGCAGAATAGTGCAAGGACTGCAAAAATCATGGGGCCTTCTGATCAAATAGATGAGCTAAGCATTCATCGAGCAGCAAGTCTTCCTGCAAGGTCGTCTGCCCCAAACCAGTCTGCTGGAGATATAAAGGATCTTCATGAGGTTTTACCAATTTCAAGATCAGAACTCCGTGATTCAGTGAATATACTCTACCAGAAATTGGATGAACAGGCGTCTAGTAGTtcagttaaaaataaattagaggCTGATGCTTTATCTTCACCCACCAACCCTCATAATAAATTAGAGAACGATGCTTTATCTTCAGCCACCGACCCTCCTAAAGCAGATCTATTTACACTCCCTGAtgctgatgaaaaaatttgtggACCTGAATGTGAGATGACTGAGTTTTCTGACCCTCATAAAGCAGATTTATTTACACTCCCCGATGCTGATGAACAAATTTGTGGACCTGAATGTGAGGTGACTGAATTTTCTGTCGTAGACGAGGGGATAGAAGAGTTAACTAAAGAACATCTGGAAACAGAAGATGAATCGTCGAAGATTGCTCAAGGTTCTGGCATTGCAATTGAGGTAGCCCTTGATGAGGAAGCCCCAGCTCATACTTCAGCTGGAGAAGGTGTACCTCAGAATGATGAGCAATCACCTAGCAATGgtaaagagaaagaaaatgacatGTTCTCCAAAGAATCACTAATGAAAGAATTAGAGGTGGCATTAAGTTGTACTTCAGATCTGGTGAATGAAGGATTAGATTCTCAAGAGGATGGGACTGATGCTTTAGACCTAGAAAATTACTTGGAGGTTGATTCTGGTCACAGAGATAGTAGAAAGGGAAAATTACTTAGCTTGGATGATGTTGCTGACTCAGTGGCTAATGATTTCTTAGAGATGCTGGGGATAGAGCATAGTCCATTTGGTTTGAGTTCCGAAAGTGAGCCTGAGTCTCCAAGAGAGCGCCTTCTCAGGCAATTCGAGAAGGATGTTCTTTCCAATGGAGGTTTACTCAACTTTGATATTTACAATGATCCAGTGGAACTTGCTAGCGACAGTCCAATAGGATCTGTCTGGGAACCCATCTCTGAGGAATTCCATCATTCATCAATGTTTGAAGGTGTCGGGGAGAGGTCTAAGATAGAGACTGATGCATTCAGGACTAAGACAAGGGCCTCGAGGATGGAGGATTTGGAAACCGAAGCTTTAATGCACGAGTGGGGCTTAAATGAAAAGGCATTTCTTAATTCTCCACCTAGTAGTTCAGGTGGATTTGGCAGCCCAATTGACCTACCTCCTGAGGATCCTCAGCAGCTACCTCCAATTGCAGAAGGTTTAGGTCCCTTTGTGCAGACTAAGGATGGAGGATTTCTGCGCTCAATGAATCCTGCACTTTTCAAGAATGCCAAAAGTGGAGGGAGCTTAATCATGCAAGTTTCGAATCCTGTGGTAGTTCCTGCAGAAATGGGCTCTAGTGTAATGGACATACTTCAGGGTCTGGCCTCTGTTGGAATTGAGAAGCTCTCCATGCAGGCTAATAGATTGATGCCATTGGAAGATGTAACTGGGAAGACAGTCCAACAAATAGCATGGGAAGGTGCCCAGAGTTTGGAGGGACCTGAGAG GCAAGATCCATTGCATCAGGAATCTGAAATCAGGCAAAATTTTCCAAGTGAGCAAAAAAGTGTAAAGGACATACGCACTGCCCCGAGGTCAAATAAGTTCGACTCGAGTTCTCTTAGCAGTGACACAGAATATGTATCTTTAGAAGATCTTGCCCCTCTGGCCATGGATAAAATTGAAGCTCTTTCAATTGAGGGTTTGAGAATACAATCTGGTATGTCAGATGAGGATGCGCCATCAAATATTAGCACTCAATCTATTGGTGAATTTTCAGCCCTGAAGGGAAAGACAGCTGATGTTGTTGGGCCCATAGGTCTCGATGGCACTTGTGGGTTGCAACTGATGGATATTAAAGATAATGGTGAAGAAGTTGATGGACTGATGGGTCTGTCTCTGACACTTGATGAATGGATGAAACTAGATTCTGGTGAAATTGCTGATGACGATCTCGTTAGTGAACGAACCTCTAGAATACTGGCAGCTCATCATGCTACTTCATTAGACCAGTTTCGAGGAAGATCAAAGGGGGAGAAGAGACGAAGCAGGAGTAGAAAGTATGGCTTGTTAGGTAATAATTTCACTGTTGCTTTGATGGTACAGCTCCGTGACCCTCTGCGGAACTATGAGCCAGTTGGTGCCCCAATGCTTGCCCTGATTCAAGTAGAGAGAGTGTTTATCCCGCCAAAACCTAAGATCTACGGCACAGTTTCTCTGTTAAGGAACTCGAATGAGGATGAAGTGGTGCCCAAGTGCtccaaaaaggagaatattatTGAGAAGTCAAAAGAAGATGAGATTCATGAAGAAGAGCTGATTCCCCAATATAAAATAACTGAGGTTCGTGTTGCTGGTCCAAAGACAGAGCCAGAGCCAGGTAAAAAAAAGTTGTGGGGTTCTACAAATCAGCAGCAGTCTGGCTCGCGTTGGTTGCTTGCGAATGGAATGGGAAAGAAGAATAAGCATCCTCTGATGAAATCAAAAGCTGTTGCAAAAACTTCCGATCATTCTGCTGCACCAATGACTACAACAGTACAGCCTAGAAATACATTGTGGAGCATCTCTAATCGTGGTAAGAACAGAGGCTAA
- the LOC105173651 gene encoding PHD finger protein ALFIN-LIKE 4: protein MDGGGAQSNPRTVEEVFRDFKGRRNGLIRALTTDVEEFFQRCDPEKENLCLYGFPSEQWEVNLPAEEVPPELPEPALGINFARDGMQEKDWLALVAVHSDAWLLSVAFYFGARFGFDKADRKRLFNMINDLPTIFEVVTGAAKKQLKDKSSVTNHSGSKSKSNSKMGTLPNAQPKDEDEALEDEEEEEHGDTLCGACGENYGTDEFWICCDICERWFHGKCVKITPARAEHIKQYKCPSCSNKRARP, encoded by the exons ATGGACGGTGGAGGAGCGCAGAGTAATCCTCGCACGGTGGAAGAGGTTTTCAGAGATTTCAAGGGCAGGCGTAATGGTTTGATTAGAGCTCTCACCACCg ACGTTGAAGAGTTTTTTCAACGGTGCGATCCTG AGAAGGAAAATCTATGCCTTTATGGATTTCCGAGTGAGCAGTGGGAAGTTAATTTGCCTGCTGAGGAGGTGCCTCCTGAGCTTCCGGAGCCTGCTTTAGGTATAAACTTTGCCAGAGATGGGATGCAAGAAAAAGACTGGTTGGCTCTTGTCGCTGTCCATAGTGATGCATGGCTACTTTCTGTTGCTTTCTACTTTGGTGCTAGATTTGGGTTTGATAAAGCTGATAG GAAACGCCTATTCAATATGATAAATGATCTTCCTACAATTTTTGAAGTTGTGACTGGAGCTGCAAAGAAGCAACTGAAGGATAAATCATCTGTGACAAACCATAGTGGCAGCAAGTCCAAATCAAACTCAAAAATG GGAACATTGCCCAATGCCCAGCCAAAGGATGAGGATGAGGCATTAGAAGacgaagaggaggaggagcatGGTGACACCTTGTGTGGAGCATGTGGAGAGAACTATGGCACTGATGAATTTTGGATTTGCTGTGACATATGTGAGAGATGGTTCCATGGGAAGTGTGTGAAGATCACTCCTGCCAGGGCCGAGCACATCAAGCAGTACAAATGTCCTTCATGTAGTAACAAGAGAGCACGGCCTTGA